One part of the Streptococcus sp. oral taxon 431 genome encodes these proteins:
- the ruvA gene encoding Holliday junction branch migration protein RuvA, translating into MYEYLKGIITKITAKYIVLEANGIGYILHVANPYAYSGQVNQEAQIYVHQVVREDAHLLYGFRSEDEKKLFLSLISVSGIGPVSALAIIAADDNAGLVQAIETKNITYLTKFPKIGKKTAQQMLLDLEGKVAVAGDDLPAKATIPSSSDNQELEEAMEAMLALGYKATELKKIKKFFEGTTDTAENYIKSALKMLVK; encoded by the coding sequence ATGTACGAATATCTAAAGGGTATTATTACCAAAATTACTGCTAAATACATTGTTCTAGAAGCTAACGGGATCGGCTACATTTTGCACGTGGCTAACCCCTATGCTTACTCAGGACAAGTCAATCAAGAAGCGCAAATCTATGTCCATCAAGTTGTTCGCGAAGATGCTCACCTGCTTTACGGCTTTCGTTCAGAAGACGAGAAAAAACTCTTTCTCAGCTTGATCTCGGTGTCAGGCATTGGTCCTGTATCAGCTCTTGCCATTATTGCAGCTGATGACAATGCAGGGCTTGTTCAAGCCATCGAGACCAAGAATATAACCTACCTGACCAAGTTCCCTAAAATCGGGAAGAAAACAGCCCAACAGATGCTCTTGGACTTAGAAGGTAAGGTGGCTGTGGCAGGTGATGACCTCCCTGCTAAGGCTACAATTCCATCTAGTAGTGACAACCAAGAATTGGAAGAAGCCATGGAAGCCATGTTGGCATTGGGCTACAAGGCGACCGAGCTTAAGAAAATCAAGAAATTCTTTGAAGGAACGACTGATACAGCTGAAAACTACATCAAATCTGCCCTTAAGATGTTGGTGAAATAG
- the tyrS gene encoding tyrosine--tRNA ligase: protein MHIFDELKERGLIFQTTDEEALRKALEEGQVSYYTGYDPTADSLHLGHLVAILTSRRLQLAGHKPYALVGGATGLIGDPSFKDAERSLQTKDTVEGWVKSIQGQLSRFLDFENGENKAVMVNNYDWFGSISFIDFLRDIGKYFTVNYMMSKESVKKRIETGISYTEFAYQIMQGYDFFVLNQEHNVTLQIGGSDQWGNMTAGTELLRRKADKTGHVITVPLITDATGKKFGKSEGNAVWLNPEKTSPYEMYQFWMNVMDADAVRFLKIFTFLSLDEIEDIRKQFEAAPHERLAQKVLAREVVTLVHGEEAYKEALNITEQLFAGNIKNLSVKELKQGLRGVPNYQVQADENHNIVELLVSSGVVNSKRQAREDVQNGAIYVNGDRIQDLDYVLGDNDKLENELTVIRRGKKKYFVLTY, encoded by the coding sequence ATGCACATTTTTGATGAGCTAAAAGAGCGTGGTTTGATTTTTCAAACGACTGATGAAGAAGCTTTGCGTAAAGCCCTAGAAGAAGGTCAAGTTTCTTATTATACTGGCTACGATCCAACTGCTGACAGCCTTCACCTAGGTCACCTTGTCGCAATCTTGACAAGTCGTCGTTTGCAGCTAGCAGGTCACAAACCTTATGCGCTCGTTGGCGGTGCTACAGGTCTCATCGGAGATCCGTCCTTCAAAGATGCTGAGCGTAGTCTCCAAACAAAAGACACAGTAGAGGGCTGGGTCAAGTCTATCCAAGGACAACTTTCTCGTTTTCTTGACTTTGAAAATGGTGAGAATAAAGCTGTCATGGTCAACAACTACGACTGGTTTGGCAGCATCAGCTTCATTGACTTCCTCCGTGATATCGGAAAATACTTCACTGTCAACTACATGATGAGCAAGGAGTCTGTGAAGAAACGTATCGAAACTGGGATTTCTTACACTGAGTTTGCCTACCAAATCATGCAAGGGTACGACTTCTTTGTCCTTAACCAAGAGCACAATGTAACCCTCCAAATCGGTGGTTCTGACCAGTGGGGAAATATGACTGCTGGTACAGAGTTGCTTCGTCGTAAGGCTGACAAGACCGGTCACGTCATCACTGTCCCACTCATTACAGACGCAACTGGTAAGAAATTTGGTAAATCTGAAGGAAACGCTGTTTGGCTCAACCCTGAAAAGACTTCTCCATACGAAATGTACCAATTCTGGATGAATGTCATGGATGCTGACGCTGTTCGCTTCTTGAAGATCTTTACCTTCTTGTCACTTGATGAGATTGAAGACATCCGTAAACAATTCGAAGCAGCACCACACGAACGCTTGGCTCAAAAAGTCCTCGCTCGTGAAGTTGTGACTCTTGTCCACGGTGAAGAAGCCTACAAAGAAGCCCTTAACATCACTGAACAACTCTTTGCAGGAAATATCAAAAACCTTTCTGTCAAAGAACTCAAACAAGGACTTCGTGGCGTGCCAAACTACCAAGTACAGGCAGACGAAAATCACAACATCGTTGAACTTCTCGTATCTTCTGGCGTGGTTAACTCAAAACGCCAAGCCCGTGAAGATGTCCAAAATGGAGCTATCTACGTCAACGGCGACCGTATCCAAGACCTTGACTATGTCTTAGGGGATAACGATAAGTTAGAGAACGAACTGACTGTTATCCGCCGTGGTAAGAAGAAATACTTTGTATTGACTTACTAA
- the mutL gene encoding DNA mismatch repair endonuclease MutL, with the protein MSHIIELPEVLANQIAAGEVIERPASVVKELVENAIDAGSSQIIVEIEEAGLKKIQITDNGHGIAHDEVELALRRHATSKIKNQADLFRIRTLGFRGEALPSIASVSVLTLLTAVEGASHGTKLVARGGEVEEIIPATSPVGTKVCVEDLFFNTPARLKYMKSQQAELSHIIDIVNRLGLAHPEISFSLISDGKEMTRTAGTGQLRQAIAGIYGLASAKKMVEIENSDLDFEISGFVSLPELTRANRNYISLFINGRYIKNFLLNRAILDGYGSKLMVGRFPLAVIHIHIDPYLADVNVHPTKQEVRISKERELMALVSEAIAKSLKEQTLIPDALENLAKSTVRNREKVEQTILPLKENNLYYEQTELTRPPQAEVADHQVNLTEERQDLNLFAKETLDQLTKPAKLHFAERKSISYDQLDHPELDMANLDKAYDKLEREESSSFPELEFFGQMHGTYLFAQGRDGLYIIDQHAAQERVKYEEYRESIGNVDQSQQQLLVPYIFEFPADDSLRLKERMSLLEEVGVFLAEYGENQFILREHPIWMAEEEIESGIYEMCDMLLLTKEVSIKKYRAELAIMMSCKRSIKANHRIDDHSARQLLYQLSQCDNPYNCPHGRPVLVHFTKSDMEKMFRRIQENHTSLRELGKY; encoded by the coding sequence ATGTCTCATATTATTGAATTGCCAGAGGTTTTGGCCAACCAGATTGCGGCAGGAGAAGTTATCGAACGTCCTGCCAGCGTAGTTAAAGAGTTGGTTGAAAATGCTATCGATGCTGGTTCTAGCCAGATTATCGTTGAGATCGAAGAAGCTGGTCTTAAGAAAATCCAAATTACCGATAATGGTCACGGGATTGCCCACGATGAAGTCGAGTTGGCTCTCCGTCGTCATGCAACCAGTAAGATTAAGAATCAGGCAGATCTTTTTCGGATTCGTACGCTCGGTTTCCGTGGTGAAGCTTTGCCCTCTATCGCTTCTGTCAGTGTTCTGACTCTTTTGACTGCAGTAGAGGGTGCAAGTCACGGGACTAAGCTAGTAGCTCGTGGGGGAGAAGTAGAAGAAATCATCCCTGCGACTAGTCCTGTTGGGACCAAGGTTTGTGTGGAGGATCTCTTTTTTAACACACCAGCTCGTCTCAAGTATATGAAGAGCCAGCAGGCAGAGTTGTCTCATATCATCGATATTGTCAATCGTCTGGGGCTAGCCCATCCTGAGATTTCCTTTAGTCTAATTAGTGATGGCAAGGAAATGACACGAACAGCTGGTACGGGTCAACTCCGCCAAGCCATTGCTGGAATTTATGGTTTAGCCAGTGCTAAAAAAATGGTTGAGATTGAGAATTCTGACCTAGACTTTGAAATTTCAGGCTTTGTGTCCTTGCCGGAATTGACACGGGCTAATCGTAACTATATCAGTCTCTTTATCAATGGTCGTTATATCAAAAACTTCCTGCTCAATCGTGCCATTTTAGATGGTTACGGCAGCAAGCTTATGGTGGGGCGTTTTCCGCTAGCTGTTATTCACATCCATATCGATCCTTATCTAGCAGATGTCAATGTGCACCCGACCAAGCAAGAGGTGCGTATTTCTAAGGAAAGAGAGCTGATGGCACTGGTTTCAGAAGCTATCGCAAAGAGTCTCAAGGAACAGACCTTGATTCCAGATGCCTTGGAAAATCTGGCAAAGTCTACCGTACGCAATCGTGAAAAAGTAGAGCAAACCATTCTCCCGCTTAAAGAAAATAATCTTTACTACGAGCAAACGGAGCTGACAAGACCGCCTCAAGCTGAGGTAGCAGACCATCAGGTGAATCTGACTGAAGAAAGACAGGATTTGAACCTCTTCGCTAAGGAAACCTTGGATCAGCTGACCAAACCAGCAAAACTGCATTTTGCAGAGAGAAAGTCTATCAGTTACGACCAACTGGATCATCCTGAGTTAGATATGGCTAATTTGGATAAGGCTTATGACAAGCTGGAGCGAGAAGAATCTTCAAGCTTTCCGGAGTTGGAATTTTTCGGTCAGATGCATGGAACCTATCTCTTTGCCCAAGGTAGAGATGGGCTTTACATCATAGACCAACACGCAGCTCAGGAGCGGGTTAAGTATGAGGAGTATCGCGAAAGTATTGGCAATGTTGACCAGAGCCAGCAGCAACTCCTAGTGCCCTATATCTTTGAATTTCCTGCGGATGATTCCCTTCGCCTCAAGGAAAGAATGTCTCTTTTAGAGGAAGTTGGCGTCTTTCTAGCAGAGTACGGGGAGAATCAATTTATCTTGCGCGAACATCCCATTTGGATGGCAGAGGAGGAAATTGAATCTGGAATCTATGAGATGTGCGACATGCTCCTCTTGACCAAGGAAGTTTCAATCAAGAAATACCGAGCTGAACTAGCCATTATGATGTCCTGCAAGAGGTCTATCAAGGCTAACCACCGTATCGATGATCACTCGGCTAGACAACTCCTCTATCAGCTTTCCCAATGTGACAACCCCTACAACTGTCCACACGGACGCCCTGTTTTGGTCCACTTTACCAAGTCAGATATGGAAAAGATGTTCCGTCGCATTCAAGAAAATCATACAAGCCTACGCGAACTAGGGAAATACTAA
- a CDS encoding DNA-3-methyladenine glycosylase I, producing the protein MPKRCGWVKMNNPLYVAYHDEEWGQTLHDDRALFELLCMETYQAGLSWETVLNKRQAFRQVFHGYQIQAVADMTDEELESLLENPAIIRHRAKIFATRANAQAFLQVQKEYGSFDAYLWSFVDGKIIVNDIPDYSQAPAKTPLSEKISKELKKRGFKFTGPVAVLSFLQAAGLVDDHENDCEWKGN; encoded by the coding sequence ATGCCAAAACGCTGTGGTTGGGTTAAAATGAACAACCCTCTATATGTAGCCTACCACGATGAGGAATGGGGCCAGACCCTCCATGATGACCGAGCGCTTTTTGAGTTGCTCTGTATGGAGACTTATCAGGCAGGCTTATCTTGGGAAACGGTACTCAATAAACGCCAAGCCTTCCGTCAAGTTTTTCATGGTTACCAAATTCAAGCTGTTGCAGACATGACGGATGAAGAACTGGAATCTTTGTTAGAAAATCCAGCTATCATTCGTCATCGCGCCAAGATTTTTGCGACGCGAGCTAATGCCCAGGCCTTTCTACAAGTTCAGAAAGAGTATGGCTCTTTTGATGCTTATCTCTGGTCTTTTGTAGATGGGAAAATCATAGTTAATGATATCCCGGACTACAGTCAAGCACCAGCCAAAACGCCTTTGTCCGAAAAAATATCCAAGGAACTCAAAAAACGTGGCTTCAAGTTCACAGGACCAGTCGCTGTTTTATCCTTTCTACAAGCTGCAGGGCTAGTTGATGACCATGAGAATGATTGTGAATG